In a single window of the Amia ocellicauda isolate fAmiCal2 chromosome 20, fAmiCal2.hap1, whole genome shotgun sequence genome:
- the LOC136716284 gene encoding homeobox protein otx5-like, whose amino-acid sequence MWKESVPCPGVSGQASQGVQARGASRRKRTSFTKEHVALLIATFERDPYPGISLRDSLAQTTGLPESRIQVWFQNRRARSLKGKGNRKWSQEPPHPSAQPSPTQTPSVQPGWGTLQGPYQDATALCTPSVARSSMQLRLVKREEDCFYSRFPPCFVSGAEAQLPAGHSSGYEPANGLRQGRLLGTSSSPPQPSPGYQLVPGGWGAVVVQTPSESMWTPCSPLEVSHCNSESAHAFLYPSQTGYPTVYDQQAGGPGCARGSSVRSQSTTPSTPDSSCWETPQQIPPPAYQSNQFRGSPVSQEGNPSCLPGSDPHSSPCSAFRPAQFSSGLSAPDPDGALPLLSLQDLLAELQPEWGASGDRELIYC is encoded by the exons ATGTGGAAGGAATCTGTTCCCTGCCCTG GAGTCTCCGGACAGGCCAGCCAGGGAGTCCAGGCCCGAGGGGCCAGCCGCAGAAAGAGGACCTCTTTTACCAAGGAGCACGTGGCGCTGCTCATAGCCACCTTTGAGCGCGACCCCTACCCCGGCATCAGCCTGAGAGACAGCCTAGCTCAGACCACCGGACTGCCGGAGTCACGCATACAG GTGTGGTTCCAGAACCGAAGAGCCCGAAGCCTGAAAGGGAAGGGCAACAGGAAGTGGAGCCAGGAGCCCCCTCACCCCAGCGCTCAGCCATCCCCCACACAGACCCCCTCCGTACAACCGGGCTGGGGCACACTTCAGGGCCCTTATCAGGATGCCACTGCCCTCTGCACGCCCAGTGTAGCCCGTTCATCCATGCAGCTGCGTCTGGTGAAGCGAGAGGAGGATTGCTTCTATAGTCGCTTTCCCCCCTGCTTCGTCAGTGGGGCCGAGGCCCAGCTCCCGGCTGGACACAGCAGCGGCTACGAGCCTGCCAATGGGCTGAGGCAGGGCAGACTGCTGGGCACCAGCTCCAGCCCTCCTCAGCCAAGCCCAGGTTACCAGCTTGTGCcagggggctggggggctgtGGTTGTCCAGACCCCCTCTGAATCCATGTGGACCCCTTGCTCCCCACTGGAGGTCAGCCACTGCAACTCTGAGTCTGCGCACGCCTTCCTCTACCCTTCTCAGACCGGGTACCCTACTGTCTATGACCAGCAAGCTGGGGGCCCAGGCTGTGCCAGGGGCTCAAGCGTTCGTTCTCAGTCTACCACTCCCTCCACACCGGACTCTTCCTGCTGGGAGACTCCCCAGCAGATACCCCCTCCTGCCTACCAGAGTAACCAGTTCAGGGGCTCCCCTGTCTCCCAGGAGGGCAACCCCAGCTGCCTGCCCGGGTCTGATCCACACAGTTCCCCCTGCAGTGCGTTCCGACCGGCGCAGTTCAGTTCAGGGTTATCGGCCCCGGACCCCGACGGTGCCCTTCCTCTGCTGTCCCTGCAGGACCTGCTGGCGGAACTGCAGCCCGAGTGGGGAGCATCTGGAGACAGAGAGCTCATCTACTGCTGA